A single region of the Oncorhynchus keta strain PuntledgeMale-10-30-2019 chromosome 4, Oket_V2, whole genome shotgun sequence genome encodes:
- the fbxo38 gene encoding F-box only protein 38 isoform X1 — protein MMGPRRKSTKTQLASGGAANPYRLEEPKDYINELSHEVLCHIFRYLPMQDIMCMECLSRKLREAVTLYLRVVKVVDLCASRWWEYMPSGRQRGFTDCSFLMLLKKMPDLEQLYGLHPRYLERRRVRGYEAFSIPGVLEALQACPNLLGVETSHLELVEAIWNYMPQVHILGKFRNRNGAFPIPPENKLTIPIAAKIQTLHLVGVNVPEIPCVSMLRHLYLKWVRLTKPQPFKDFLCVSLRTFVMRNCAGPTNSLKYVPLVTGLASARNLEQLELVRVPFLGGLIQHVVEDSWRSGGFRNLHTIVFGACKNALEVDLGYLIITAARRLHEVRIQPSLTKDGVFSALKMAELEFPQFETLHLGYVDEFLLQCKMSHSELVKYGLADVIENPGIITDIGMKAVNEVFSSIKYLVIYNCPHLHNPHKWITDHSRWSRLVDLTLVRCHAIKLESFSQFIELLPSLEFISLDQMFREPPKGCARVGLSAGTGIGVSSALVSNQNSNNDNDNNNNNNHQNNNDAPNIPPHNNDNEEGAAVVPQPQHRAEELPEVNGMLQDENIEAEAVVQAWPADEMEPPGPSQPAANPRPDNADEEQAGPSGVQCVVKKPPVVIFDSDSEDEEGPARTQAPGQPQQQQQQLTTYPPEPPQPTGKTATAEEAATHINKGKTPLRRRGPPLQEPSCEKGCQVTSEQIKADMKAATEVPDKDKNSKEPAAGTGAAGGAGCTTGGCVCSVHWREDSANQEEQSRARAGDEGTVRTRCTCSRARPIPEGRTRSGPNHPASGGAGGGDRTPERRQDLGEGAGAEGLEARDPAEESLARGVPEGHRGERMLGQSSREASVEPQPRGLRDGFPRRPVTRARSRLSSVPLVSESELSNSKPRVTVKRKRTADKSTSTSDPVTEDDHVQVLTLKSKNLVGITLTNCGITDLVLKDCPKMMFVHATRCRVLKHLKVESAPIVNRFDYAQCKKLDMEQVLDQILRMPPERNRIIYMRPMQQIDSLALERKLFRGPYPYHIAIIHEFSNPPNVRNKVRVRSWMDTIANISQELIKYEFFPEATRTEEDIKKYPSYPWGRDIYTLEGLVDEAPYSMITDFPWLRTLRTADPNSYARYDFEDDESTTIYAPRRKGQLSADICMETIGEEISERRQTRHGVFQRVVVVFIHYCDVRGEPVDDDYI, from the exons ATGATGGGCCCGAGGCGGAAGTCCACCAAGACACAGCTCGCCAGTGGGGGAGCTGCCAATCCTTACAGACTGGAGGAGCCCAAGGACTACATCAATGAACTCTCCCATGAGGTCCTCTGCCACATATTCCG GTATCTGCCCATGCAGGACATCATGTGTATGGAGTGCCTTTCTCGGAAGCTTCGGGAAGCGGTGACACTGTACCTGCGGGTGGTGAAGGTGGTGGACCTGTGTGCTAGCCGTTGGTGGGAGTACATGCCCTCAGGTAGGCAGAGAG GATTCACAGACTGCAGTTTCCTCATGCTGCTGAAGAAGATGCCAGACCTGGAGCAGCTGTATGGGCTTCATCCCCGCTACCTGGAGCGCCGCAGAGTCCGGGGATACGAGGCCTTCAGTATCCCAGGAGTACTGGAGGCACTTCAGGCCTGCCCCAACCTGCTG GGAGTGGAGACGTCTCATCTGGAGTTGGTGGAGGCAATCTGGAACTACATGCCTCAGGTCCACATCCTGGGGAAGTTCCGCAACCGCAACGGGGCGTTCCCCATTCCCCCTGAAAACAAGCTCACCATCCCAATCGCAGCCAAAATACAAACCCTGCATCTTGTCG GGGTGAATGTGCCAGAGATCCCGTGCGTCTCCATGCTAAGACACCTGTACCTGAAGTGGGTTCGCCTCACCAAGCCCCAGCCCTTCAAAGACTTCCTGTGTGTCAGCCTGCGGACCTTTGTGATGAGGAACTGCGCTGGCCCCACCAACTCTCTGAAGTACGTGCCCCTGGTGACGGGCCTTGCCTCGGCCCGCAACCTGGAGCAGCTGGAGTTGGTCAGAGTGCCCTTCCTTGGGGGGCTCATCCAGCATGTGGTGGAGGACAGCTGGAGGTCAG GTGGATTTCGCAATTTGCACACTATTGTATTTGGTGCCTGTAAGAATGCACTTGAAGTTGACCTGGGCTACCTCATCATCACTGCTGCACGCAG ATTACATGAAGTTCGAATCCAGCCTTCCCTAACCAAAGACGGGGTGTTCTCTGCACTGAAGATGGCTGAGCTGGAATTTCCCCAGTTTGAGACTTTGCACCTTGGATACGTCGATGAGTTCCTATTGCAGT GTAAAATGAGTCACTCTGAGCTAGTGAAGTATGGCCTGGCTGACGTCATTGAAAACCCAGGTATCATCACGGACATCGGGATGAAGGCTGTCAACGAGGTGTTCTCCTCCATCAAGTATCTGGTCATATACAACTGCCCCCACCtccacaacccacacaagtggatTACAG ACCACTCGCGGTGGAGTCGCTTGGTGGACCTGACTCTGGTGCGTTGCCATGCCATCAAGCTGGAGTCGTTCAGCCAGTTCATTGAACTGCTTCCCAGCCTGGAGTTCATCTCCCTGGACCAGATGTTCAGAGAGCCACCCAAG gGCTGTGCCCGTGTGGGTCTGAGTGCTGGCACTGGGATAGGGGTCTCCTCTGCCCTGGTCAGCAACCAGAACTCTAACAATGACAatgacaataacaacaacaacaaccaccagaaCAACAACGATGCACCCAACATCCCACCGCACAACAATGACAACGAGGAGGGTGCAGCTGTCGTGCCTCAACCTCAACACAGGGCCGAGG aGCTTCCTGAGGTGAACGGGATGTTGCAGGATGAGAACATCGAGGCAGAGGCCGTGGTCCAGGCCTGGCCTGCAGATGAGATGGAACCCCCTGGTCCCAGTCAGCCTGCTGCCAACCCTCGGCCAGACAACGCAGACGAGGAGCAAGCAG GGCCCAGTGGTGTTCAGTGTGTGGTGAAGAAACCTCCAGTGGTGATTTTCGACTCGGACAGTGAGGATGAGGAGGGCCCTGCCAGAACCCAGGCTCCAGGGCagccccagcagcagcagcaacaactgACCACTTATCCTCCTGAACCACCGCAGCCCACTGGCAAAACTGCCACTGCTGAGGAGGCAGCCACACACATTA ATAAAGGGAAGACGCCCCTGCGTCGACGAGGGCCACCCCTGCAGGAGCCCAGCTGTGAGAAGGGTTGCCAGGTCACCAGTGAGCAGATCAAAGCTGACATGAAGGCTGCAACTGAGGTCCCTGACAAAGACAAGAACTCCAAGGAGCCTGCTGCAGGGACAGGGGCTGCTGGGGGGGCAGGCTGTACCACGGGGGGCtgtgtctgctctgtccactggaGAGAAGACTCTGCTAACCAGGAGGAACAGTCCAGAGCCCGGGCAGGGGACGAGGGTACAGTCAGGACTCGCTGCACCTGCAGTAGGGCTCGCCCCATCCCAGAGGGAAGGACTCGAAGTGGGCCCAACCACCCAGCCTCTggaggggcaggaggaggggacaggacccCAGAGAGGAGGCAGGATCTGGGGGAGGGAGCAGGCGCCGAGGGGCTGGAGGCCAGGGACCCTGCTGAAGAGAGCCTGGCGAGGGGCGTGCCTGAGGGGCACCGTGGTGAGAGGATGTTGGGTCAGAGCTCCAGGGAGGCCAGCGTAGAGCCCCAGCCCAGAGGGTTAAGAGATGGCTTCCCCAGGCGACCTGTCACCCGCGCCCGCAGCAGACTGTCATCTGTACCTCTGGTGTCTGAGTCAG AGTTGTCCAATTCCAAGCCTCGGGTCACTGTAAAGAGGAAACGCACAGCAGACAAGTCCACCAGCACCAGCGACCCGGTCACTGAGGACGACCATGTACAG GTGCTGACGCTGAAGTCCAAAAACCTAGTGGGAATCACCCTTACAAACTGTGGCATCACTGACCTGGTGCTGAAGGACTGCCCTAAGATGATGTTTGTTCATG CCACGCGCTGCAGAGTGCTGAAGCACCTGAAGGTGGAGAGTGCCCCCATAGTGAACCGCTTTGACTACGCCCAGTGTAAGAAGCTGGACATGGAGCAGGTCCTGGATCAGATCCTCCGCATGCCCCCGGAGAGAAACCGCATCATCTACATGCGCCCCATGCAGCAG ATCGACTCTCTGGCCCTGGAGAGGAAGCTGTTCCGTGGGCCGTACCCCTACCACATCGCCATCATCCACGAGTTCAGCAACCCTCCTAATGTCAGGAACAAGGTCAGAGTACGCAGCTGGATGGACACCATCGCCAACATCAGCCA GGAACTCATCAAGTACGAGTTCTTCCCCGAAGCTACACGGACGGAAGAGGATATCAAGAAGTATCCCAGCTACCCCTGGGGCCGAGACATTTACACCTTGGAGG GACTGGTAGATGAAGCGCCCTACTCCATGATCACAGACTTCCCCTGGCTCCGTACCCTACGGACAGCTGATCCCAACAGCTACGCACGCTATGACTTTGAGGATGATGAGAGCA CTACGATCTACGCCCCGCGGAGGAAGGGCCAGCTCTCTGCAGACATCTGCATGGAGACCATCGGTGAGGAGATCTCGGAGCGGCGCCAGACGCGGCATGGGGTCTTCCAGCGTGTGGTGGTGGTCTTCATCCACTACTGTGACGTACGGGGCGAACCTGTGGACGATGACTACATCTAG
- the fbxo38 gene encoding F-box only protein 38 isoform X3 yields the protein MMGPRRKSTKTQLASGGAANPYRLEEPKDYINELSHEVLCHIFRYLPMQDIMCMECLSRKLREAVTLYLRVVKVVDLCASRWWEYMPSGFTDCSFLMLLKKMPDLEQLYGLHPRYLERRRVRGYEAFSIPGVLEALQACPNLLGVETSHLELVEAIWNYMPQVHILGKFRNRNGAFPIPPENKLTIPIAAKIQTLHLVGVNVPEIPCVSMLRHLYLKWVRLTKPQPFKDFLCVSLRTFVMRNCAGPTNSLKYVPLVTGLASARNLEQLELVRVPFLGGLIQHVVEDSWRSGGFRNLHTIVFGACKNALEVDLGYLIITAARRLHEVRIQPSLTKDGVFSALKMAELEFPQFETLHLGYVDEFLLQCKMSHSELVKYGLADVIENPGIITDIGMKAVNEVFSSIKYLVIYNCPHLHNPHKWITDHSRWSRLVDLTLVRCHAIKLESFSQFIELLPSLEFISLDQMFREPPKGCARVGLSAGTGIGVSSALVSNQNSNNDNDNNNNNNHQNNNDAPNIPPHNNDNEEGAAVVPQPQHRAEELPEVNGMLQDENIEAEAVVQAWPADEMEPPGPSQPAANPRPDNADEEQAGPSGVQCVVKKPPVVIFDSDSEDEEGPARTQAPGQPQQQQQQLTTYPPEPPQPTGKTATAEEAATHINKGKTPLRRRGPPLQEPSCEKGCQVTSEQIKADMKAATEVPDKDKNSKEPAAGTGAAGGAGCTTGGCVCSVHWREDSANQEEQSRARAGDEGTVRTRCTCSRARPIPEGRTRSGPNHPASGGAGGGDRTPERRQDLGEGAGAEGLEARDPAEESLARGVPEGHRGERMLGQSSREASVEPQPRGLRDGFPRRPVTRARSRLSSVPLVSESELSNSKPRVTVKRKRTADKSTSTSDPVTEDDHVQVLTLKSKNLVGITLTNCGITDLVLKDCPKMMFVHATRCRVLKHLKVESAPIVNRFDYAQCKKLDMEQVLDQILRMPPERNRIIYMRPMQQIDSLALERKLFRGPYPYHIAIIHEFSNPPNVRNKVRVRSWMDTIANISQELIKYEFFPEATRTEEDIKKYPSYPWGRDIYTLEGLVDEAPYSMITDFPWLRTLRTADPNSYARYDFEDDESTTIYAPRRKGQLSADICMETIGEEISERRQTRHGVFQRVVVVFIHYCDVRGEPVDDDYI from the exons ATGATGGGCCCGAGGCGGAAGTCCACCAAGACACAGCTCGCCAGTGGGGGAGCTGCCAATCCTTACAGACTGGAGGAGCCCAAGGACTACATCAATGAACTCTCCCATGAGGTCCTCTGCCACATATTCCG GTATCTGCCCATGCAGGACATCATGTGTATGGAGTGCCTTTCTCGGAAGCTTCGGGAAGCGGTGACACTGTACCTGCGGGTGGTGAAGGTGGTGGACCTGTGTGCTAGCCGTTGGTGGGAGTACATGCCCTCAG GATTCACAGACTGCAGTTTCCTCATGCTGCTGAAGAAGATGCCAGACCTGGAGCAGCTGTATGGGCTTCATCCCCGCTACCTGGAGCGCCGCAGAGTCCGGGGATACGAGGCCTTCAGTATCCCAGGAGTACTGGAGGCACTTCAGGCCTGCCCCAACCTGCTG GGAGTGGAGACGTCTCATCTGGAGTTGGTGGAGGCAATCTGGAACTACATGCCTCAGGTCCACATCCTGGGGAAGTTCCGCAACCGCAACGGGGCGTTCCCCATTCCCCCTGAAAACAAGCTCACCATCCCAATCGCAGCCAAAATACAAACCCTGCATCTTGTCG GGGTGAATGTGCCAGAGATCCCGTGCGTCTCCATGCTAAGACACCTGTACCTGAAGTGGGTTCGCCTCACCAAGCCCCAGCCCTTCAAAGACTTCCTGTGTGTCAGCCTGCGGACCTTTGTGATGAGGAACTGCGCTGGCCCCACCAACTCTCTGAAGTACGTGCCCCTGGTGACGGGCCTTGCCTCGGCCCGCAACCTGGAGCAGCTGGAGTTGGTCAGAGTGCCCTTCCTTGGGGGGCTCATCCAGCATGTGGTGGAGGACAGCTGGAGGTCAG GTGGATTTCGCAATTTGCACACTATTGTATTTGGTGCCTGTAAGAATGCACTTGAAGTTGACCTGGGCTACCTCATCATCACTGCTGCACGCAG ATTACATGAAGTTCGAATCCAGCCTTCCCTAACCAAAGACGGGGTGTTCTCTGCACTGAAGATGGCTGAGCTGGAATTTCCCCAGTTTGAGACTTTGCACCTTGGATACGTCGATGAGTTCCTATTGCAGT GTAAAATGAGTCACTCTGAGCTAGTGAAGTATGGCCTGGCTGACGTCATTGAAAACCCAGGTATCATCACGGACATCGGGATGAAGGCTGTCAACGAGGTGTTCTCCTCCATCAAGTATCTGGTCATATACAACTGCCCCCACCtccacaacccacacaagtggatTACAG ACCACTCGCGGTGGAGTCGCTTGGTGGACCTGACTCTGGTGCGTTGCCATGCCATCAAGCTGGAGTCGTTCAGCCAGTTCATTGAACTGCTTCCCAGCCTGGAGTTCATCTCCCTGGACCAGATGTTCAGAGAGCCACCCAAG gGCTGTGCCCGTGTGGGTCTGAGTGCTGGCACTGGGATAGGGGTCTCCTCTGCCCTGGTCAGCAACCAGAACTCTAACAATGACAatgacaataacaacaacaacaaccaccagaaCAACAACGATGCACCCAACATCCCACCGCACAACAATGACAACGAGGAGGGTGCAGCTGTCGTGCCTCAACCTCAACACAGGGCCGAGG aGCTTCCTGAGGTGAACGGGATGTTGCAGGATGAGAACATCGAGGCAGAGGCCGTGGTCCAGGCCTGGCCTGCAGATGAGATGGAACCCCCTGGTCCCAGTCAGCCTGCTGCCAACCCTCGGCCAGACAACGCAGACGAGGAGCAAGCAG GGCCCAGTGGTGTTCAGTGTGTGGTGAAGAAACCTCCAGTGGTGATTTTCGACTCGGACAGTGAGGATGAGGAGGGCCCTGCCAGAACCCAGGCTCCAGGGCagccccagcagcagcagcaacaactgACCACTTATCCTCCTGAACCACCGCAGCCCACTGGCAAAACTGCCACTGCTGAGGAGGCAGCCACACACATTA ATAAAGGGAAGACGCCCCTGCGTCGACGAGGGCCACCCCTGCAGGAGCCCAGCTGTGAGAAGGGTTGCCAGGTCACCAGTGAGCAGATCAAAGCTGACATGAAGGCTGCAACTGAGGTCCCTGACAAAGACAAGAACTCCAAGGAGCCTGCTGCAGGGACAGGGGCTGCTGGGGGGGCAGGCTGTACCACGGGGGGCtgtgtctgctctgtccactggaGAGAAGACTCTGCTAACCAGGAGGAACAGTCCAGAGCCCGGGCAGGGGACGAGGGTACAGTCAGGACTCGCTGCACCTGCAGTAGGGCTCGCCCCATCCCAGAGGGAAGGACTCGAAGTGGGCCCAACCACCCAGCCTCTggaggggcaggaggaggggacaggacccCAGAGAGGAGGCAGGATCTGGGGGAGGGAGCAGGCGCCGAGGGGCTGGAGGCCAGGGACCCTGCTGAAGAGAGCCTGGCGAGGGGCGTGCCTGAGGGGCACCGTGGTGAGAGGATGTTGGGTCAGAGCTCCAGGGAGGCCAGCGTAGAGCCCCAGCCCAGAGGGTTAAGAGATGGCTTCCCCAGGCGACCTGTCACCCGCGCCCGCAGCAGACTGTCATCTGTACCTCTGGTGTCTGAGTCAG AGTTGTCCAATTCCAAGCCTCGGGTCACTGTAAAGAGGAAACGCACAGCAGACAAGTCCACCAGCACCAGCGACCCGGTCACTGAGGACGACCATGTACAG GTGCTGACGCTGAAGTCCAAAAACCTAGTGGGAATCACCCTTACAAACTGTGGCATCACTGACCTGGTGCTGAAGGACTGCCCTAAGATGATGTTTGTTCATG CCACGCGCTGCAGAGTGCTGAAGCACCTGAAGGTGGAGAGTGCCCCCATAGTGAACCGCTTTGACTACGCCCAGTGTAAGAAGCTGGACATGGAGCAGGTCCTGGATCAGATCCTCCGCATGCCCCCGGAGAGAAACCGCATCATCTACATGCGCCCCATGCAGCAG ATCGACTCTCTGGCCCTGGAGAGGAAGCTGTTCCGTGGGCCGTACCCCTACCACATCGCCATCATCCACGAGTTCAGCAACCCTCCTAATGTCAGGAACAAGGTCAGAGTACGCAGCTGGATGGACACCATCGCCAACATCAGCCA GGAACTCATCAAGTACGAGTTCTTCCCCGAAGCTACACGGACGGAAGAGGATATCAAGAAGTATCCCAGCTACCCCTGGGGCCGAGACATTTACACCTTGGAGG GACTGGTAGATGAAGCGCCCTACTCCATGATCACAGACTTCCCCTGGCTCCGTACCCTACGGACAGCTGATCCCAACAGCTACGCACGCTATGACTTTGAGGATGATGAGAGCA CTACGATCTACGCCCCGCGGAGGAAGGGCCAGCTCTCTGCAGACATCTGCATGGAGACCATCGGTGAGGAGATCTCGGAGCGGCGCCAGACGCGGCATGGGGTCTTCCAGCGTGTGGTGGTGGTCTTCATCCACTACTGTGACGTACGGGGCGAACCTGTGGACGATGACTACATCTAG
- the fbxo38 gene encoding F-box only protein 38 isoform X2 has translation MMGPRRKSTKTQLASGGAANPYRLEEPKDYINELSHEVLCHIFRYLPMQDIMCMECLSRKLREAVTLYLRVVKVVDLCASRWWEYMPSAGFTDCSFLMLLKKMPDLEQLYGLHPRYLERRRVRGYEAFSIPGVLEALQACPNLLGVETSHLELVEAIWNYMPQVHILGKFRNRNGAFPIPPENKLTIPIAAKIQTLHLVGVNVPEIPCVSMLRHLYLKWVRLTKPQPFKDFLCVSLRTFVMRNCAGPTNSLKYVPLVTGLASARNLEQLELVRVPFLGGLIQHVVEDSWRSGGFRNLHTIVFGACKNALEVDLGYLIITAARRLHEVRIQPSLTKDGVFSALKMAELEFPQFETLHLGYVDEFLLQCKMSHSELVKYGLADVIENPGIITDIGMKAVNEVFSSIKYLVIYNCPHLHNPHKWITDHSRWSRLVDLTLVRCHAIKLESFSQFIELLPSLEFISLDQMFREPPKGCARVGLSAGTGIGVSSALVSNQNSNNDNDNNNNNNHQNNNDAPNIPPHNNDNEEGAAVVPQPQHRAEELPEVNGMLQDENIEAEAVVQAWPADEMEPPGPSQPAANPRPDNADEEQAGPSGVQCVVKKPPVVIFDSDSEDEEGPARTQAPGQPQQQQQQLTTYPPEPPQPTGKTATAEEAATHINKGKTPLRRRGPPLQEPSCEKGCQVTSEQIKADMKAATEVPDKDKNSKEPAAGTGAAGGAGCTTGGCVCSVHWREDSANQEEQSRARAGDEGTVRTRCTCSRARPIPEGRTRSGPNHPASGGAGGGDRTPERRQDLGEGAGAEGLEARDPAEESLARGVPEGHRGERMLGQSSREASVEPQPRGLRDGFPRRPVTRARSRLSSVPLVSESELSNSKPRVTVKRKRTADKSTSTSDPVTEDDHVQVLTLKSKNLVGITLTNCGITDLVLKDCPKMMFVHATRCRVLKHLKVESAPIVNRFDYAQCKKLDMEQVLDQILRMPPERNRIIYMRPMQQIDSLALERKLFRGPYPYHIAIIHEFSNPPNVRNKVRVRSWMDTIANISQELIKYEFFPEATRTEEDIKKYPSYPWGRDIYTLEGLVDEAPYSMITDFPWLRTLRTADPNSYARYDFEDDESTTIYAPRRKGQLSADICMETIGEEISERRQTRHGVFQRVVVVFIHYCDVRGEPVDDDYI, from the exons ATGATGGGCCCGAGGCGGAAGTCCACCAAGACACAGCTCGCCAGTGGGGGAGCTGCCAATCCTTACAGACTGGAGGAGCCCAAGGACTACATCAATGAACTCTCCCATGAGGTCCTCTGCCACATATTCCG GTATCTGCCCATGCAGGACATCATGTGTATGGAGTGCCTTTCTCGGAAGCTTCGGGAAGCGGTGACACTGTACCTGCGGGTGGTGAAGGTGGTGGACCTGTGTGCTAGCCGTTGGTGGGAGTACATGCCCTCAG CAGGATTCACAGACTGCAGTTTCCTCATGCTGCTGAAGAAGATGCCAGACCTGGAGCAGCTGTATGGGCTTCATCCCCGCTACCTGGAGCGCCGCAGAGTCCGGGGATACGAGGCCTTCAGTATCCCAGGAGTACTGGAGGCACTTCAGGCCTGCCCCAACCTGCTG GGAGTGGAGACGTCTCATCTGGAGTTGGTGGAGGCAATCTGGAACTACATGCCTCAGGTCCACATCCTGGGGAAGTTCCGCAACCGCAACGGGGCGTTCCCCATTCCCCCTGAAAACAAGCTCACCATCCCAATCGCAGCCAAAATACAAACCCTGCATCTTGTCG GGGTGAATGTGCCAGAGATCCCGTGCGTCTCCATGCTAAGACACCTGTACCTGAAGTGGGTTCGCCTCACCAAGCCCCAGCCCTTCAAAGACTTCCTGTGTGTCAGCCTGCGGACCTTTGTGATGAGGAACTGCGCTGGCCCCACCAACTCTCTGAAGTACGTGCCCCTGGTGACGGGCCTTGCCTCGGCCCGCAACCTGGAGCAGCTGGAGTTGGTCAGAGTGCCCTTCCTTGGGGGGCTCATCCAGCATGTGGTGGAGGACAGCTGGAGGTCAG GTGGATTTCGCAATTTGCACACTATTGTATTTGGTGCCTGTAAGAATGCACTTGAAGTTGACCTGGGCTACCTCATCATCACTGCTGCACGCAG ATTACATGAAGTTCGAATCCAGCCTTCCCTAACCAAAGACGGGGTGTTCTCTGCACTGAAGATGGCTGAGCTGGAATTTCCCCAGTTTGAGACTTTGCACCTTGGATACGTCGATGAGTTCCTATTGCAGT GTAAAATGAGTCACTCTGAGCTAGTGAAGTATGGCCTGGCTGACGTCATTGAAAACCCAGGTATCATCACGGACATCGGGATGAAGGCTGTCAACGAGGTGTTCTCCTCCATCAAGTATCTGGTCATATACAACTGCCCCCACCtccacaacccacacaagtggatTACAG ACCACTCGCGGTGGAGTCGCTTGGTGGACCTGACTCTGGTGCGTTGCCATGCCATCAAGCTGGAGTCGTTCAGCCAGTTCATTGAACTGCTTCCCAGCCTGGAGTTCATCTCCCTGGACCAGATGTTCAGAGAGCCACCCAAG gGCTGTGCCCGTGTGGGTCTGAGTGCTGGCACTGGGATAGGGGTCTCCTCTGCCCTGGTCAGCAACCAGAACTCTAACAATGACAatgacaataacaacaacaacaaccaccagaaCAACAACGATGCACCCAACATCCCACCGCACAACAATGACAACGAGGAGGGTGCAGCTGTCGTGCCTCAACCTCAACACAGGGCCGAGG aGCTTCCTGAGGTGAACGGGATGTTGCAGGATGAGAACATCGAGGCAGAGGCCGTGGTCCAGGCCTGGCCTGCAGATGAGATGGAACCCCCTGGTCCCAGTCAGCCTGCTGCCAACCCTCGGCCAGACAACGCAGACGAGGAGCAAGCAG GGCCCAGTGGTGTTCAGTGTGTGGTGAAGAAACCTCCAGTGGTGATTTTCGACTCGGACAGTGAGGATGAGGAGGGCCCTGCCAGAACCCAGGCTCCAGGGCagccccagcagcagcagcaacaactgACCACTTATCCTCCTGAACCACCGCAGCCCACTGGCAAAACTGCCACTGCTGAGGAGGCAGCCACACACATTA ATAAAGGGAAGACGCCCCTGCGTCGACGAGGGCCACCCCTGCAGGAGCCCAGCTGTGAGAAGGGTTGCCAGGTCACCAGTGAGCAGATCAAAGCTGACATGAAGGCTGCAACTGAGGTCCCTGACAAAGACAAGAACTCCAAGGAGCCTGCTGCAGGGACAGGGGCTGCTGGGGGGGCAGGCTGTACCACGGGGGGCtgtgtctgctctgtccactggaGAGAAGACTCTGCTAACCAGGAGGAACAGTCCAGAGCCCGGGCAGGGGACGAGGGTACAGTCAGGACTCGCTGCACCTGCAGTAGGGCTCGCCCCATCCCAGAGGGAAGGACTCGAAGTGGGCCCAACCACCCAGCCTCTggaggggcaggaggaggggacaggacccCAGAGAGGAGGCAGGATCTGGGGGAGGGAGCAGGCGCCGAGGGGCTGGAGGCCAGGGACCCTGCTGAAGAGAGCCTGGCGAGGGGCGTGCCTGAGGGGCACCGTGGTGAGAGGATGTTGGGTCAGAGCTCCAGGGAGGCCAGCGTAGAGCCCCAGCCCAGAGGGTTAAGAGATGGCTTCCCCAGGCGACCTGTCACCCGCGCCCGCAGCAGACTGTCATCTGTACCTCTGGTGTCTGAGTCAG AGTTGTCCAATTCCAAGCCTCGGGTCACTGTAAAGAGGAAACGCACAGCAGACAAGTCCACCAGCACCAGCGACCCGGTCACTGAGGACGACCATGTACAG GTGCTGACGCTGAAGTCCAAAAACCTAGTGGGAATCACCCTTACAAACTGTGGCATCACTGACCTGGTGCTGAAGGACTGCCCTAAGATGATGTTTGTTCATG CCACGCGCTGCAGAGTGCTGAAGCACCTGAAGGTGGAGAGTGCCCCCATAGTGAACCGCTTTGACTACGCCCAGTGTAAGAAGCTGGACATGGAGCAGGTCCTGGATCAGATCCTCCGCATGCCCCCGGAGAGAAACCGCATCATCTACATGCGCCCCATGCAGCAG ATCGACTCTCTGGCCCTGGAGAGGAAGCTGTTCCGTGGGCCGTACCCCTACCACATCGCCATCATCCACGAGTTCAGCAACCCTCCTAATGTCAGGAACAAGGTCAGAGTACGCAGCTGGATGGACACCATCGCCAACATCAGCCA GGAACTCATCAAGTACGAGTTCTTCCCCGAAGCTACACGGACGGAAGAGGATATCAAGAAGTATCCCAGCTACCCCTGGGGCCGAGACATTTACACCTTGGAGG GACTGGTAGATGAAGCGCCCTACTCCATGATCACAGACTTCCCCTGGCTCCGTACCCTACGGACAGCTGATCCCAACAGCTACGCACGCTATGACTTTGAGGATGATGAGAGCA CTACGATCTACGCCCCGCGGAGGAAGGGCCAGCTCTCTGCAGACATCTGCATGGAGACCATCGGTGAGGAGATCTCGGAGCGGCGCCAGACGCGGCATGGGGTCTTCCAGCGTGTGGTGGTGGTCTTCATCCACTACTGTGACGTACGGGGCGAACCTGTGGACGATGACTACATCTAG